One window of Cohnella hashimotonis genomic DNA carries:
- a CDS encoding L,D-transpeptidase, translating to MAYRIIVDLSDRMLYLLQEDTVVNGYPVGIGRMVTQTPTGEYRIVNKQAQPGGPFGAFWMGLSKPHYGIHGTNDPASIGHYVSHGCIRMYNEDVLALSQIVPIGTRVTIRP from the coding sequence ATGGCATACCGGATTATCGTCGATCTGTCGGACCGCATGCTCTACTTGCTGCAAGAAGATACGGTCGTGAACGGCTACCCGGTCGGCATCGGCCGGATGGTGACGCAGACGCCGACGGGCGAGTACCGCATCGTCAACAAGCAGGCGCAGCCCGGCGGACCGTTCGGCGCGTTCTGGATGGGACTGTCCAAGCCCCATTACGGCATTCACGGCACGAATGATCCCGCATCGATCGGCCATTACGTATCGCACGGCTGCATCCGCATGTACAATGAAGACGTTCTCGCGCTCTCTCAGATCGTACCTATCGGCACGCGGGTAACGATCCGTCCGTAG
- a CDS encoding lactonase family protein: MSESYAPLFVGSYQSADRQGIHILRFDTESGSLSKLGGVAGIDNPSFLAYHSETSVLYAVSETDPDGGVVAYAYDAATHVLTEINRQPSQGGAPCHLAIDPTGAWLSLVNYTGGNISLYPIGERGALGEPVQSVAHQGSSINAERQEGPHPHSIYAVPGTSYFLVSDLGTDKIYAYRLDAAAGRLEAVRETSVTPGAGPRHLALHPTRPYVYLIDELLSRIVVFRLNADEGSLEPLQTVSALPEDYGGESYCAEVAVSADGRYVYGSNRGHDSIVSFRVGEDGCLSLIGHTPSGGHFPRHFLLLPDGRWLLTANQNGDNIVVMRIDEDGFPQHAGSEYSMIKPVCVRLG, from the coding sequence ATGTCGGAATCTTATGCACCGCTGTTCGTCGGATCGTACCAATCGGCGGATCGACAAGGTATTCATATCTTGCGGTTCGATACTGAGTCCGGCTCCCTGTCCAAGCTAGGCGGCGTCGCCGGCATCGACAATCCTTCGTTCCTTGCCTACCATTCGGAGACGAGCGTGCTGTACGCGGTCAGCGAGACCGATCCGGACGGTGGAGTCGTTGCCTATGCGTACGATGCGGCTACGCATGTGCTGACCGAGATCAACCGGCAGCCCTCGCAGGGCGGCGCGCCTTGCCATCTGGCGATCGATCCAACGGGAGCATGGCTTTCGTTGGTCAACTATACGGGCGGCAACATCAGCCTCTACCCGATCGGAGAGCGCGGAGCGCTGGGAGAGCCGGTTCAGTCGGTTGCCCACCAAGGCAGCAGCATCAATGCCGAACGCCAGGAAGGTCCGCATCCGCATTCAATCTATGCAGTGCCTGGCACATCCTATTTCCTGGTCAGCGATCTCGGGACGGACAAAATCTACGCATACCGTCTAGACGCGGCAGCCGGTCGACTTGAGGCCGTGCGCGAGACGAGCGTGACGCCGGGCGCCGGTCCGCGCCATCTCGCATTGCATCCGACCCGCCCGTACGTCTATCTGATCGACGAATTATTGAGCCGGATCGTCGTATTCCGACTAAATGCCGACGAAGGATCGCTTGAGCCGCTGCAAACGGTATCCGCGCTCCCGGAGGATTACGGCGGGGAGAGCTACTGCGCCGAGGTTGCGGTTTCGGCTGACGGCCGGTACGTATACGGCTCCAACCGCGGCCACGACAGCATCGTCTCCTTCCGCGTCGGAGAAGACGGCTGCCTGTCGCTGATCGGCCACACGCCGAGCGGCGGCCATTTCCCGCGCCACTTTCTGTTGCTCCCCGATGGCCGCTGGCTGCTCACCGCCAACCAGAACGGCGACAACATCGTCGTTATGCGCATCGACGAAGATGGCTTTCCGCAGCATGCGGGCAGCGAATACAGCATGATTAAGCCGGTTTGCGTACGTCTGGGTTGA
- a CDS encoding ROK family protein — translation MRIGAIEAGGTKFVCGIGNESGTIEDRVSFPTEHPEKTLAQVFEYFKGKAVESIGIGSFGPINIDEASPAYGYVTTTPKPGWSGYPFLPAMKQQFDVPLGWDTDVNAAALGEATWGAAAGLDSCVYYTIGTGVGVGVYAEGKLVHGLVHPEGGHVLVRRHPEDKYEGFCPYHGDCLEGLAAGPALQGRWKVPGSELPPDHPAWAMEAYYIGQAVANAVLMLSPKRVILGGGVMHQPQLFPLVRAEVLKALNGYVHSDALAAGIDGYIVSPGLGDNAGLSGALALGLRALDR, via the coding sequence ATGCGTATAGGAGCAATCGAAGCGGGCGGCACCAAGTTCGTCTGCGGCATCGGCAATGAGAGCGGAACGATCGAAGACCGGGTGAGTTTCCCTACGGAGCATCCGGAGAAGACGCTTGCGCAGGTTTTCGAATACTTTAAAGGCAAGGCAGTGGAGTCCATCGGCATAGGCTCCTTCGGTCCGATCAATATCGACGAGGCGAGTCCGGCTTACGGCTATGTGACGACGACGCCCAAGCCGGGATGGTCCGGTTATCCGTTTCTCCCGGCGATGAAGCAGCAGTTCGACGTGCCGCTGGGCTGGGACACGGACGTCAACGCGGCCGCGCTTGGCGAGGCGACCTGGGGCGCGGCGGCCGGTCTCGACAGCTGCGTCTACTATACGATCGGCACGGGCGTCGGCGTCGGCGTTTACGCCGAGGGCAAGCTGGTGCACGGGCTCGTGCATCCGGAAGGCGGGCACGTGCTCGTGCGGCGCCATCCGGAGGACAAATACGAAGGCTTCTGCCCGTATCACGGAGATTGCCTCGAAGGGCTCGCGGCGGGTCCCGCGCTTCAAGGCCGGTGGAAGGTGCCGGGCAGCGAACTGCCGCCGGATCATCCTGCCTGGGCGATGGAGGCTTACTACATCGGCCAAGCCGTAGCGAACGCGGTGCTGATGCTGTCGCCCAAGCGCGTCATTCTCGGCGGCGGCGTCATGCATCAGCCGCAGCTGTTCCCGCTCGTGCGCGCGGAGGTGCTGAAGGCGCTGAACGGCTATGTGCATTCCGACGCGCTGGCGGCGGGCATCGACGGCTACATCGTGTCGCCGGGCCTTGGCGATAACGCCGGGCTGTCCGGGGCGCTGGCGCTGGGCTTGCGGGCGCTGGACCGCTAA
- a CDS encoding response regulator transcription factor — protein MVRIVIADDQRLMREGLQTILQLEDDMDVVCTAENGREAYEAAGIYRPHIVLMDIKMPVMDGIEAMKLIKREYPKTIVLILTTFAEDKYIVAAMAGGADGFLLKDIAAERVVLTVREAMEGELLLPPVIAAKLASRLTATDTYDFDETKLHKMGLFFTERERKIILLLIEGYSNKQIAVTLFMSEGTVRNYVSVIYGKIGTNDRRAAVGIMKELLQSEYR, from the coding sequence ATGGTCCGAATCGTCATCGCGGACGATCAGCGGCTGATGCGCGAGGGGTTGCAGACGATCCTGCAGCTGGAGGACGATATGGATGTCGTCTGCACGGCGGAGAACGGGCGGGAAGCCTACGAGGCGGCAGGCATTTATAGGCCCCATATCGTTCTCATGGACATCAAGATGCCCGTTATGGACGGCATCGAGGCGATGAAGCTGATCAAGCGCGAATATCCGAAGACGATCGTGCTTATTCTGACGACGTTCGCGGAGGATAAATATATCGTTGCCGCGATGGCGGGCGGCGCGGACGGATTTCTGCTCAAGGACATCGCGGCGGAACGCGTCGTCCTGACGGTGCGGGAGGCGATGGAAGGCGAGCTGCTTCTGCCTCCGGTCATCGCCGCGAAGCTGGCGTCCAGACTGACGGCCACCGATACGTACGACTTCGACGAGACGAAGCTGCACAAGATGGGCCTGTTTTTTACCGAGCGCGAGCGCAAGATCATTCTCCTCCTGATCGAGGGTTATTCGAACAAGCAGATTGCCGTTACGCTTTTCATGAGCGAAGGTACCGTGCGCAACTACGTCAGCGTTATCTACGGCAAGATCGGAACCAACGACCGGCGAGCGGCCGTCGGGATCATGAAGGAGCTGCTGCAGAGTGAATACCGTTAA
- a CDS encoding ATP-dependent helicase, whose protein sequence is MNTTTNHERFFERKRREAGVQLNEVQKQAVLHTEGPLLLLASPGSGKTTTLMMRTGYLIAEKGVNPARIKAVTFSRASARDMAERFAALFPELAGAKVGFSTIHSFAFEVVRAYYLARGEAYQLIEGEIEQEAEDELRAADLPVLHKKPILRQLYRTMTGGGSLTEDQMEDLTTYISYIKNKMLPEDRWSEAKCELKDADKLLRAYERYKREGTDRLLLDFDDMLTVCHLALSEDPRLLRRYQHRYDYLLTDESQDTSLVQFGIVGLLAASHGNLCVVADDDQSIYGWRGAEPGYLLDFKSHYPAAEVLKMERNYRSAPEIVETAARFIRRNKNRYDKAMYTKNPSGGRVSLRMLADYKAQAKYVTAALTGTPAGSPSGTTAVLYRNHTSALVLVNALDRAGIPFNLKDGDKRFFSHWVVEDVLNFMRMAYTDRRPELLEKIYPKLAGYITREQMGALLRIGGSAASVFDTLIERVPLKEYQVKQLKENKDTFGRMQAMNARQAIRTIRYNLGYERAIERLCERFGFRQEMLLGVLNTLEDIADGLDSMTDFAERLKYLETLLRSAKSRSRDPEAVTLSTFHSAKGLEFDRVYMIDLAEGVIPSNEDIKKYDKGDAADMEEAVRLFYVGMTRAKRHLELIVYQKKDGAAIKESRFMTAVRSFGADASEAGGARTSAGQTRLGSDGRAGYAGRTGPAGAVGATRTSSRPAGVGVPGRLALTAVPLATAWQGELPAYLKPGARVSHRTFGSGVILSADAEAIRVSFAEGDKKLLTQVCMELGLLKPEKQRVT, encoded by the coding sequence ATGAATACGACGACGAACCACGAACGATTTTTCGAACGCAAGCGGCGGGAGGCCGGCGTCCAACTGAATGAGGTCCAGAAGCAGGCGGTCCTTCATACCGAGGGGCCGCTTCTTCTGCTGGCGTCGCCCGGTTCGGGCAAGACGACGACGCTGATGATGCGGACAGGGTACCTGATCGCGGAAAAGGGGGTCAACCCGGCCCGGATCAAAGCGGTGACCTTCAGCCGGGCTTCGGCGCGGGATATGGCGGAGCGGTTTGCGGCGCTGTTCCCCGAGCTCGCCGGCGCCAAGGTCGGCTTTTCGACGATCCACAGCTTCGCCTTCGAGGTGGTGCGCGCATACTACCTGGCGCGGGGCGAAGCCTATCAGCTCATCGAGGGCGAGATCGAGCAGGAGGCAGAGGACGAGCTGCGGGCAGCGGATCTGCCGGTGCTGCACAAGAAGCCGATTCTTCGCCAGCTGTACCGGACGATGACGGGCGGCGGCAGCCTGACCGAGGACCAGATGGAGGACCTGACGACCTATATCAGCTATATCAAAAATAAAATGCTGCCCGAGGACCGTTGGAGCGAGGCGAAATGCGAGCTGAAGGACGCGGACAAGCTGCTGCGCGCCTACGAGCGCTATAAGCGCGAGGGGACCGATCGGCTGCTGCTGGATTTTGACGATATGCTGACGGTCTGCCACCTCGCGCTGTCCGAGGACCCGCGGCTGCTCCGCCGTTATCAGCACAGATACGATTACCTCTTGACCGACGAGAGCCAGGACACCTCGCTCGTCCAGTTCGGCATCGTCGGCTTGCTGGCCGCCTCGCATGGCAACCTTTGCGTCGTCGCAGACGACGATCAGAGCATCTACGGCTGGCGCGGGGCGGAACCCGGCTATCTGCTCGATTTCAAGTCCCATTATCCGGCGGCCGAGGTGCTCAAGATGGAGCGCAACTACCGATCGGCGCCCGAGATCGTGGAGACGGCTGCGCGCTTCATCCGGCGCAACAAGAACCGTTACGACAAGGCGATGTACACGAAAAATCCGTCCGGCGGCCGCGTCTCCCTGCGCATGCTGGCCGACTACAAGGCTCAGGCGAAGTACGTGACAGCGGCGCTGACGGGAACTCCTGCAGGCTCGCCTTCGGGCACGACCGCCGTGCTGTACCGCAACCATACGTCCGCCCTCGTCCTCGTCAACGCGCTCGACCGCGCGGGCATTCCGTTTAATCTGAAGGACGGGGATAAGCGCTTCTTTTCGCACTGGGTGGTCGAGGACGTGCTGAACTTCATGCGGATGGCGTACACGGACCGCAGGCCCGAGCTGCTGGAGAAGATTTATCCGAAGCTGGCGGGCTACATCACGCGGGAGCAGATGGGCGCGCTGCTGCGCATCGGAGGCTCTGCGGCTTCTGTCTTCGACACGCTGATCGAGCGAGTGCCGCTCAAAGAGTACCAGGTCAAGCAGCTCAAAGAGAACAAGGATACGTTCGGACGGATGCAGGCGATGAACGCGCGGCAGGCGATCCGCACGATCCGCTACAACCTCGGCTACGAGCGGGCGATCGAGCGGCTGTGCGAACGATTCGGCTTTCGGCAGGAGATGCTGCTCGGCGTGTTGAACACGCTCGAGGACATTGCCGACGGCCTGGATTCGATGACGGACTTCGCCGAGCGGCTGAAGTACCTCGAGACCCTGCTGCGCAGCGCCAAGTCGCGCAGTCGCGACCCGGAGGCTGTCACGCTGTCGACGTTCCATAGCGCGAAGGGACTCGAGTTCGATCGCGTATATATGATCGATCTCGCGGAAGGCGTCATTCCTTCGAACGAGGATATCAAGAAGTATGACAAGGGCGATGCGGCCGATATGGAGGAAGCCGTGCGCCTGTTCTATGTCGGCATGACGCGGGCGAAGCGGCACCTGGAGCTCATCGTCTACCAGAAGAAAGACGGGGCCGCGATCAAGGAGTCGCGCTTTATGACGGCGGTACGCAGCTTCGGCGCGGATGCGAGCGAAGCCGGAGGCGCGCGGACTTCGGCAGGCCAGACGCGCTTGGGCAGCGATGGACGGGCCGGGTACGCTGGACGAACGGGACCAGCGGGAGCGGTGGGCGCAACGCGCACATCGTCGCGGCCTGCCGGCGTCGGCGTCCCGGGCCGGCTTGCGCTGACGGCGGTTCCCCTGGCGACCGCATGGCAGGGCGAGCTGCCCGCGTACTTGAAGCCCGGGGCGCGCGTCTCGCACCGGACGTTCGGCTCCGGCGTCATCTTGTCGGCGGACGCGGAGGCGATTCGCGTGTCGTTCGCCGAGGGAGACAAAAAACTGCTTACGCAGGTGTGCATGGAGCTGGGGCTGCTGAAGCCGGAAAAGCAGCGGGTCACGTGA
- a CDS encoding ATP-binding protein — protein sequence MIAICLMTVLLPASLKGPHGEAGGEYLITYLGKWKVLWGERKEDSTDRWLPFDDKAKERLKTYRGVFWLEKEMPKLETADPNLLLLYGKSFEVYENDRLLLRYNMDHPDPYLNPYLTYQVVKLTPGNQPRELALKMVWDRHAMPQNWNVIGNRYLIDRLTVQNDWVPALFSIIFASASAAAFMIFVRRRQERLYLWFALITGCAGIGFFSMLVSVRLFLDLPVTHLQYFRDLLFPLAMFGLIGFIGNVLHGRYRRFYRWMGAAVLGYTAVAAVSSLVSPYFYSKLTLEWAILPFSVVFILMSYTVLRSRASLVLRSSEEFKWLLLGYGVLILGACLHLINLSADTLFGIDLERIMPLWTFLLVLYGLQLSLLIFAGCLGMIVLGRFSEVYRSLQHNAAELETANRELGTLSRLKDDFLSHTSHELRTPLHGIAGLADALLDGAAGPVGGEMQRNLQLIRTSADRLLNLVNDILDMDRLRHGDIKLKLAEVDALGACETVAAALAPLAKRKGLELLVERADVETGGKRLTVIADSARLEQILYNLIGNAIRYTESGQVLVSAVREEEGIRIVIADSGSGISPERLEMLFEPFGAAASDYGGGMGLGLPITNRLVRLHGGELALHSELGKGTTASFILPAAPGREAAAETGFVGNGPRRYEDEGAEVTAPTERNGTGKAGDEGSQAEPVFPVLPSDLGSYGKLHAGEWPVSSTASEERRPLILIADDQPVNLEVLRHYLRRSGYRLVETANGAEAAAWLEHNGKPDLMLLDVMMPGKTGYEVCRLARERWSASELPIILLSAQNRLDRLTLGFDSGANDYLTKPFSQGELLARVDIQLKLAQFHLSLEELVRRRTEELEEANRHLAGSVKETAEALAEVSVLEERSRIAHDMHDLVGHSLTAAIVQIEAAKKLSDRDLPRSVERMNAAGEMIRKGLNDVRRTVRMLKDDEAGFDLQEALRELIRDSTGQADVLFEYRPDPLPPMGALAQKVVYHALMEGITNGLRHGRCGRFRFILAEEGNWVRFELVSDGEPYGASKPGFGLSAMMERVHLLGGTVTIGEADPGVGCRLVIMLPLEETTARRPDLPA from the coding sequence TTGATCGCCATATGCCTGATGACGGTGCTGCTGCCGGCGAGTCTCAAAGGGCCGCACGGCGAGGCCGGCGGCGAATATTTAATCACATACCTCGGCAAGTGGAAGGTATTATGGGGCGAGCGGAAAGAGGACAGCACCGACCGTTGGCTGCCGTTTGACGACAAGGCAAAGGAACGGCTGAAAACGTATCGGGGCGTATTTTGGCTGGAAAAAGAGATGCCCAAGCTCGAGACTGCCGATCCCAATCTGCTGCTGCTGTATGGCAAGTCTTTTGAAGTGTATGAGAACGACCGGCTCCTGCTTCGGTACAATATGGACCATCCGGATCCGTATTTGAATCCCTATTTGACCTATCAAGTCGTCAAGCTGACGCCTGGCAACCAGCCTCGCGAACTGGCGCTTAAAATGGTCTGGGATCGGCATGCGATGCCGCAAAACTGGAACGTAATCGGAAATCGTTATTTGATTGACCGTCTAACCGTGCAAAACGACTGGGTGCCCGCTCTGTTCTCAATCATATTCGCGAGCGCTTCCGCCGCGGCATTTATGATATTCGTCCGAAGACGGCAGGAGCGTCTGTATCTTTGGTTTGCGTTGATTACCGGGTGCGCTGGCATTGGATTTTTTTCCATGCTTGTGTCCGTGCGCCTGTTTTTGGATTTGCCGGTAACGCATCTGCAATATTTCCGCGATCTTTTATTTCCGCTCGCCATGTTCGGATTAATCGGCTTTATTGGCAATGTGCTTCACGGCCGTTACCGGAGATTTTACCGATGGATGGGAGCGGCGGTATTGGGGTATACGGCCGTCGCCGCCGTGTCTTCGCTTGTTTCTCCTTATTTTTATAGCAAGTTGACCTTAGAATGGGCCATTCTCCCGTTTTCAGTTGTTTTTATTCTGATGAGCTACACGGTATTGCGAAGCAGAGCCTCGCTCGTGCTGCGAAGCAGCGAGGAATTCAAGTGGCTGCTTCTCGGCTACGGCGTTCTTATACTTGGCGCTTGCTTGCATTTAATTAATCTTTCGGCTGATACCTTATTCGGAATCGATCTGGAACGCATCATGCCGTTGTGGACATTTCTTCTGGTTCTTTACGGACTTCAGCTTAGCCTGCTGATCTTCGCAGGCTGCCTGGGGATGATCGTTCTCGGCCGTTTTTCGGAAGTATATCGGTCCTTGCAGCACAATGCGGCGGAGCTGGAGACGGCGAACCGGGAACTGGGGACATTGTCGAGATTAAAGGATGATTTTCTGAGCCATACTTCCCATGAACTGCGTACGCCGCTGCACGGCATCGCAGGCTTGGCGGATGCCTTGTTGGACGGTGCTGCAGGTCCGGTCGGCGGCGAGATGCAACGTAATTTGCAGCTCATCCGGACCAGCGCGGATCGTCTGCTGAACCTGGTCAACGATATTCTGGACATGGACCGGCTTAGACACGGGGATATCAAATTGAAGCTGGCGGAAGTCGATGCGCTGGGCGCGTGCGAGACCGTTGCTGCTGCGCTGGCCCCGCTCGCGAAGCGCAAAGGGCTGGAGCTCTTGGTGGAGAGAGCCGATGTCGAAACGGGCGGCAAGCGGCTGACCGTCATTGCAGATTCGGCCAGGCTCGAACAAATCTTGTACAATCTGATCGGCAACGCCATTCGATACACGGAATCTGGGCAGGTCCTGGTGTCTGCTGTGCGTGAAGAGGAGGGCATCCGAATCGTCATAGCTGACAGTGGTTCGGGCATTTCGCCGGAGCGTCTGGAGATGCTGTTCGAGCCGTTCGGGGCCGCAGCGTCTGATTATGGGGGCGGAATGGGGCTCGGCCTTCCGATCACCAACCGCCTGGTCCGGCTGCACGGCGGCGAGCTCGCGCTTCATTCGGAGCTCGGTAAAGGAACGACGGCTTCGTTCATACTGCCAGCCGCACCCGGACGCGAGGCGGCAGCAGAGACCGGCTTCGTCGGCAACGGTCCACGAAGATATGAAGACGAAGGAGCGGAAGTCACCGCACCAACGGAAAGGAACGGCACGGGCAAGGCCGGCGATGAAGGATCCCAGGCGGAACCGGTGTTCCCGGTGCTGCCATCGGACCTAGGGAGCTACGGGAAGCTGCATGCGGGCGAGTGGCCGGTGAGTTCAACGGCGAGTGAAGAGCGCCGTCCATTGATTCTGATTGCGGACGATCAACCGGTTAATCTGGAGGTGCTGAGGCACTATCTGCGTCGAAGCGGCTATCGGCTGGTAGAGACGGCAAATGGTGCTGAAGCGGCTGCCTGGCTGGAACACAACGGGAAGCCGGACCTGATGCTGCTGGACGTCATGATGCCCGGCAAGACCGGCTACGAAGTGTGCCGTCTCGCGCGCGAGCGGTGGTCGGCCAGCGAGCTGCCGATCATCCTGCTGTCCGCGCAGAACAGGTTGGACCGACTGACGCTCGGCTTCGATTCAGGCGCGAACGATTACCTGACCAAGCCGTTCTCCCAAGGCGAACTGCTCGCGAGAGTGGATATACAGCTCAAGCTGGCTCAATTCCATCTCTCGCTCGAGGAGCTCGTGCGCAGGCGGACCGAGGAGCTCGAAGAAGCGAACCGCCATCTGGCCGGATCGGTCAAAGAGACGGCGGAGGCGTTGGCCGAAGTGTCGGTGCTCGAAGAGCGCAGTCGGATCGCGCACGACATGCACGATCTGGTCGGACATTCGCTGACGGCGGCGATCGTGCAGATCGAAGCGGCCAAAAAGCTCTCGGACCGCGATCTGCCTCGTTCCGTGGAGCGAATGAACGCAGCCGGCGAGATGATCCGCAAAGGCTTGAACGACGTCAGACGAACGGTACGGATGCTGAAGGACGACGAAGCGGGCTTCGATCTGCAGGAGGCGCTGCGGGAGCTGATCCGGGACAGCACGGGCCAGGCGGATGTTTTGTTCGAGTATCGGCCCGACCCGCTGCCGCCGATGGGGGCGCTCGCACAGAAGGTCGTCTACCACGCCTTGATGGAAGGCATTACAAACGGTCTGCGCCATGGACGGTGCGGTCGCTTCCGCTTCATTCTAGCGGAAGAGGGCAACTGGGTGAGATTCGAGCTCGTAAGCGACGGCGAGCCTTATGGAGCCTCCAAGCCAGGCTTCGGGCTCAGCGCCATGATGGAACGCGTCCACCTGCTTGGCGGCACAGTAACGATCGGCGAGGCCGATCCGGGCGTCGGCTGCAGGCTGGTTATCATGCTGCCCCTGGAAGAAACCACCGCAAGGCGGCCGGATCTACCTGCATGA
- a CDS encoding IS1595 family transposase, translated as MPSRYPIQDAMPDFCQEDCEHALFAAKWPDGFRCPRCEHTQYYQLTCRQRPLFECRSCAHQTSLTAGTALEGSRTPLMKWFQAMFLMQLGISARRLAELIRVTYKTAWLMNHKLRHAIGVWDLERPLDGDLQLLDEYYGYEYHRYIGSLLMQEALKPQPIVVGASVNGVGDIVHLKMKAVDGPEGDDATRHSADCEETVERFVQKHVADGAASYGTAGSRSSRPNRAACRLARGRTLADMDIRRDRPQASAGLP; from the coding sequence ATGCCCAGCCGCTACCCGATTCAGGACGCCATGCCCGACTTCTGTCAGGAAGATTGCGAGCATGCCCTGTTTGCCGCCAAGTGGCCGGATGGCTTCCGTTGTCCCCGTTGCGAGCATACGCAATATTATCAATTAACGTGCCGCCAGCGCCCCCTGTTTGAGTGCCGTTCCTGTGCGCATCAGACCTCTCTTACGGCCGGCACGGCGCTCGAAGGCTCGCGCACGCCGCTGATGAAGTGGTTTCAGGCCATGTTTTTGATGCAGCTTGGAATCAGCGCCCGTCGGCTTGCAGAGCTGATTCGCGTTACTTATAAGACAGCCTGGCTCATGAACCATAAGCTCCGACATGCGATCGGCGTATGGGATCTCGAACGGCCGTTGGACGGCGATCTGCAGCTGTTGGACGAGTATTATGGTTATGAATACCATCGCTATATCGGCAGCCTTCTGATGCAGGAAGCGCTCAAGCCGCAGCCGATCGTAGTCGGCGCCTCTGTCAATGGCGTAGGAGATATCGTTCATTTGAAAATGAAAGCGGTCGACGGCCCGGAAGGCGACGATGCGACCAGGCATAGCGCGGACTGCGAGGAGACAGTGGAACGGTTTGTACAGAAGCACGTCGCCGACGGGGCAGCATCGTACGGAACGGCTGGCTCGCGGTCATCGCGGCCCAACCGCGCTGCATGTCGCCTGGCGCGAGGCCGTACGCTGGCTGACATGGACATTCGGCGGGATCGGCCCCAAGCATCTGCAGGCCTACCTTAA